One window of Candidatus Aminicenantes bacterium genomic DNA carries:
- the fusA gene encoding elongation factor G (EF-G; promotes GTP-dependent translocation of the ribosome during translation; many organisms have multiple copies of this gene), whose protein sequence is VKFVLIDGSFHAVDSSEQAFKTCAQLAIKEAIAKASPHVLEPIMKIEVNTPDEYMGEIIGDINRRRGRIDSMRRFRKGSQKINGSIPLMEMFGYASVLRTVSSGRASHSIEFLHYSPLPKSIEEKLLADLREKKAEKK, encoded by the coding sequence CGTCAAGTTCGTCCTGATCGACGGCAGTTTCCACGCCGTGGACTCCAGCGAGCAGGCTTTCAAGACCTGCGCCCAATTGGCCATCAAGGAAGCCATCGCCAAGGCTTCGCCGCACGTTCTGGAACCGATCATGAAGATCGAGGTGAACACGCCCGACGAATACATGGGCGAGATCATCGGCGACATCAACCGCCGCCGCGGCCGGATCGACAGCATGCGCCGTTTCCGCAAGGGTTCGCAGAAGATCAACGGCAGCATACCGCTGATGGAGATGTTCGGCTACGCGTCGGTGTTGCGCACCGTGTCCAGCGGCCGGGCCAGCCACTCAATTGAATTTTTGCACTACTCACCTTTACCCAAATCGATCGAGGAAAAACTGCTCGCCGACCTGCGCGAGAAAAAAGCCGAGAAAAAATAA